A portion of the Anser cygnoides isolate HZ-2024a breed goose chromosome 25, Taihu_goose_T2T_genome, whole genome shotgun sequence genome contains these proteins:
- the AHCYL1 gene encoding S-adenosylhomocysteine hydrolase-like protein 1 → MSVPEPAGGEEAKQAKEAEDAEKYSFMATVTKAPKKQIQFADDMQEFTKFPTKTGRRSLSRSISQSSTDSYSSAASYTDSSDDEVSPREKQQTNSKGSSNFCVKNIKQAEFGRREIEIAEQDMSALISLRKRAQGEKPLAGAKIVGCTHITAQTAVLIETLCALGAQCRWSACNIYSTQNEVAAALAEAGVAVFAWKGESEDDFWWCIDRCVNVEGWQANMILDDGGDLTHWVYKKYPNIFKKIRGIVEESVTGVHRLYQLSKAGKLCVPAMNVNDSVTKQKFDNLYCCRESILDGLKRTTDVMFGGKQVVVCGYGEVGKGCCAALKALGAIVYVTEIDPICALQACMDGFRVVKLSEVIRQVDVVITCTGNKNVVTREHLDRMKNSCIVCNMGHSNTEIDVTSLRTPELTWERVRSQVDHVIWPDGKRVVLLAEGRLLNLSCSTVPTFVLSITATTQALALIELYNAPEGRYKQDVYLLPKKMDEYVASLHLPSFDAHLTELTDDQAKYLGLNKNGPFKPNYYRY, encoded by the exons CAAATccagtttgcagatgacatgcAGGAGTTCACCAAGTTCCCGACCAAGACTGGCCGCCGGTCCCTGTCCCGCTCCATCTCGCAGTCCTCCACAGACAGCTACAGCTCTG CTGCCTCCTACACAGACAGCTCTGATGATGAGGTGTCCCCCCGTGAGAAGCAGCAAACCAACTCCAAAGGCAGCAGCAATTTCTGTGTGAAGAACATCAAGCAGGCAGAGTTTGGACGCCGGGAGATCGAGATCGCCGAGCAGG acaTGTCTGCTCTGATTTCACTCAGGAAGCGAGCTCAAGGGGAGAAGCCTTTGGCTGGAGCTAAAATTGTAGGCTGTACACACATTACAGCACAGACTGCG GTGCTGATCGAGACGCTGTGTGCGCTGGGAGCGCAGTGCCGCTGGTCTGCCTGTAACATCTACTCCACCCAGAACGAGGTGGCGGCCGCCTTGGCAGAAGCAG GTGTTGCTGTGTTTGCCTGGAAAGGGGAGTCAGAGGATGACTTCTGGTGGTGCATTGACCGCTGTGTTAACGTAGAAGGCTGGCAGGCCAACATG ATTCTGGATGACGGTGGGGACCTGACCCATTGGGTTTATAAGAAGTACCCCAACATATTCAAGAAGATTCGAGGGATTGTGGAGGAGAGTGTGACTGGTGTGCACAG GCTGTACCAGCTCTCCAAGGCCGGCAAGCTCTGTGTCCCAGCCATGAACGTGAACGACTCTGTCACCAAACAGAAATTTGACAACCTGTATTGCTGCCGGGAATCCATCCTGGATGG CCTGAAGAGGACCACAGATGTGATGTTTGGAGGAAAGCAAGTGGTGGTTTGTGGCTATGGGGAG GTCGGCAAGggatgctgtgctgctctgaaaGCCCTGGGAGCGATAGTCTACGTGACGGAGATCGACCCCATCTGTGCTCTCCAAGCCTG CATGGATGGGTTTCGCGTGGTGAAGCTGAGTGAAGTAATCCGTCAGGTCGACGTCGTCATCACCTGCACAG GAAACAAGAATGTTGTGACCAGAGAACACCTGGATCGGATGAAAAACAGCTGCATTGTGTGCAACATGGGCCACTCCAACACGGAAATCGATGTG aCCAGCCTCCGGACCCCCGAGCTGACCTGGGAGCGGGTCCGCTCCCAAGTGGACCACGTCATCTGGCCGGACGGGAAGCGGGTGGTGCTGCTGGCCGAG GGCCGTCTTCTCAACCTGAGCTGCTCCACGGTTCCCACCTTTGTGCTCTCCATCACGGCCACCACTCAG GCTCTGGCTCTGATTGAGCTTTACAATGCTCCCGAGGGCCGCTACAAGCAGGACGTGTACCTGCTGCCGAAGAAGATGG ACGAGTACGTTGCCAGCTTGCACCTGCCTTCGTTTGATGCCCACCTGACGGAACTGACGGATGATCAGGCGAAATACCTGGGACTCAACAAAAACGGGCCTTTCAAACCCAACTACTACAG ATACTGA